The DNA segment AGGAACATGAGAACACATCATCAAAAAGGGGTagtgcaagaagccagcaggtttgtacatagtttttctcacccccacagctgctaactttgcacaggtgccttatctgtccatgcacAGAGTACATTTCGCATGTATGAGAGGGGGTTtccatttcaagacacttgtcctccaATTATCGATGATcctttttgacctctctttagggactggcattctagtgagacttttttttttctttttaacctttTGTTGCTGTTGGCCAGTGCCCCACTTACatgaaaatcaatcaatcaataaataaataagccaaGGAAGTGCCAGTGTTCCTGATGTCCCACCAGTACCCACCTGTCCCTTCTGCCCATTGTACTGGTTGCTGGGGTTGCTGCTCTGCCCACCTCAAGCCACCAACACCTTGTCTCCTGCACAGTTTatctcacctgaaaaaaaaaaaaaaaaaaaggaagaaaagataaaaatcacACCTTAACTTAGGGAAATATTTCTACTGATTACAGCTTAaccatcctacacacacacacacatacatacatatacactaacaactgattactgagtccattccattcatccaccagtctatttcagaaccaattctttcctgtcaataaaaaaaaaattctaacaagagatcaaagagaaaataaagacagggtgaaaaaggaaaagagtgagagtGCCATCAGGAAAAAGGTGAGAGTGGCATTCTCACCCAGCAATTTCTGGTGCTGCTCGAGCCAGACGGTGGTGCCTGTAGGGACAGGAATGATCAGCTCAGCGCCAGCCTCCCCACAGATGCGATACTTGTAACTGTCCATGCCAGCTGCCCCAACCCACTGCTGGTCTGGCTGAGCCTTGCACAGCTTCAGCAGACTGTGGcctgtgagggaaagagagagacagagagagcaggGTAAGAGGGATGTGGTCTGTGAGatggagagcagggtgagaagtggtctgtgagagggagagcagggtgagaagtggtctgtgagagaggGCAgtgtgagaagtggtctgtgagagggagagcagggtgagaagtggtctatgagagggagagcaggatgagaagtggtctgtgagagggagagcagggtgagaaatggtctgtgagagggagagcagggtgagaagtggtctgtgggagggagagcagggtgagaagtggtctgtgaaagggagagcagggtgagaagtggtctgtgagagggagagcagggtgagaagtggtctgtgtgagggagagcagggtgagaagtggtctgtgagagggagagcagggtgagaagtggtctgtgtgagggagagcagggtgagaagtggtctgtgagagggagagcagggtgagaagtggtctgtgagagggagagcagaatgagaagtggtctgtgagagggaaacagggtgagaagtggtctatgagagggagagcagggtgagaagtggtctgtgagagagagagcagggtgagaaggaaGTTTCCAAGCCTCATTCCCTGTCATAACAGTGTTTAAATGCCAAGCCTCACTTCCTGTCATAACAAACATAATCTCTCTATGTCACTTCCCATCACAACAGACACAGTGTCTCCAtgcttcaccttccttcccctccacataCACATCACCCCCTGCGCCTCCCACTCCCCCGAGGCGCGGCAGACCCATGCCCCCCGCTCCACCCCGCACGTGCAGCCGCAAAACATCCACAAACTTGCTGCGTACTCTCTTCATCTTGTCCCAGTGCTCACACCACCTGGATGGGAAAACAGCTTTAGGAAATTGTTATAGGTACATTCCTATATTTTCTGGAGCAAAGTAAAATATATTGTTATGGGTATCTTTCTACCTTctctggagtaaaaaaaaaaaggaaaaaaaaaagtaaaatctatctatttatctatatacagcagcagcagcagcagcagcagcagcagcagcagcaataataatctatctatctttctgtataCCAGACTGGTAATCACATATGTAGTGGCCcatacaaagcaacacacacacacacacacacacacacacacacacacacacacacacacacacacacacacacacacacacacatggactgcaagagaagaaaacccAGTTAAAtctgagagatggaagagaaggaactggtaaggaaaattattacaatggtccaagatgaggaacagggactggaacgagaagtggaagaggcatatagaattggaaaatacgagtatagtgagggaggtaaaagaccattaaaagtgagaatgagatcccaagttgCAATACGGCAGATCCTAGTGAGAATCAGGAAGCTGGCTGAAAGTTCAGAATACAAAaatatttgggtaaaaagagatatgaacttggaagaaagggaaaaagagcgGGACCTGAGAAATGAagctaaggaaaaaaacaacagaaggACAGAGACCGAGAAGAGGAAATTTTATTGGAAGATACTAGATATGACACTGAGGAAATGGTACACTTGGGAAAGGGAACAAGTACTGAAAGAACCACAGCAGCAGATGGAGAAATTACAAGTGGTGGGGAAGCAGTACATTAAGAGTaatttatacaaacatagatgggTTACTCTCAGgtgtactggaagtgagagattACCTGAAAGAAAGTAGACCAGATGTGTTGTGCCTAACAGAGacaaagttaaaagaggaagtcCACTTAAGCTTTAAGGAGGAGAGATATAATTActagaggagagatagaaagggaaaaggaggaggaggagtactgatAATACTTCGAGATGATATATATGTGGAAGAAGTGCAACGTGGAGATGGTATGGTGGAGGTGATAGGTATAACAATCAGGactagtggaagagagaggaggaggatcatattaACGTACATGCCACAacacaaggaaatgcaaaaggaagtgttgaagtgcctagacaacatgataaggaaggacagtaaaatACTACTAGTGGGAGACTTTAACCACAAAAATGTaagctgggaggagatggaagttaatggaaatgctgGACAATGGAGTGAAGAAACGCTACAGTTAGCTATGTTGAATACAATGGACCGATGGGTGGAGGAatttacaagatacagagaggagaaggaaccaTCAATGCTAGACCTGgtgttcacaaaaaaaaaaaaaaaaaaaaaaaaaaaaaaaaaaaaaaaaaaaaaaaaaaaaaaaaaagccctgtCCAAACATTAAATGCTTAATCCCaaagggaaaaagtgaccatgtggtgTTAGAAGTGGTACTGTAAGACTGGGAGGTTCTAGCATGTAAGGAGGATTATAAAAATGGGAGATTAAATCACGCAAAGACAAATTTTgcagagttaagaaaattctttggaAGGGACTTACGGAAGGCATGAGAGtgcaagagaaatatgaaacattCTTGAAGAAGTACAATGAAGGTGTGCAGAAGTATGTACCTATATAAAAAGTAAGGAGGAACAAACATATttggtataatgccagatgtgcataagctaagaagagaaaggatatagcttggaaaaattgaagaagcaaaaaaaatgaaaagaatagaaagcagtataaggaggcaaggaataaatattttagaataagaagagaggaggagaaacaacttgaaaaggatgtggtaaagaaatgtgaagaagaccccaagcttttttttacaggtatattaatggaaagatgataaacagagagaccattgacaagatagtaaagggagaaaggatataTCAAACAGTGGAACagatgagtgaaattatgaatgagagttttagGTCTGTGTTCAATGTGGAAGCAAATTTTATAGAACCAAATGAGGAAGTGTGGTGGGAAGGGTTACAGGAAGTcttggtgcaaaaacatgaaattggcaAATTGTTATGAGAGTTGGATGTCAGGAAAGCATTGGGGCTTGATGAAGTATCAGGCtggacactaaaggaatgtagagaacaagtggtggagccaatttgggatgtgattaacagctcactgatagagggaaaagtaccaaaagagtggaagagagcaaatatagtgtcaatacacaaaggaggaaagaggactgagccactaaattatagactggtgtTGGTAGCTAGTGTTATAggcaagatctgtgaaatagtgatcaaagaaaagtgagtgaaatatttggaaaagaacaaagttataacaaatagacaatttggtttcagaagagGAAGGTCATGTGTACCAAATGTACAGagtttctatacaagagtaatagatgaagtacaaaacagagatgggtgggtagatgtAGTGTGCTTGGacatcaaaaaacttttgataaagttctgcaTAAAAGATTATTGTGGAAGAAGAAACATATAGGAGgactgagagggaagaagagtcagtgtttgaggggCATCAAGAAGAACAGTCTTCCACATAGAGCTGTGAATATCTGGAATTGCTTAAATGAAGAGGTTGTTAGAGCACCAAACATGcagaaatttaaggaaatgctggataaatatagctatggagacaggacactatgagccctgctcaaaccctatattacacacacacacacacacacacatcactcacactcttagccaAGCCAGCCcgtggtggaaagggacagtttcATGGACCATcctactacaccccaggagcttaggtatagcacagctggccataTATCTTTTTACTTGTCCTAAGAACAAGCAAAAGGTTTATACAGTTCAGTTCCCTTACCATCTAATAATGCAGTAAGTAATGCTTTTTGGGTGATTACTATCTCAGAAATAATACCAAATTCCATAACTAGTTGGGTCTATAGTTGTGAAAAGGACAAACTAATACCCTGAGTTCTCTTAACTGACATGATGTTCTAGGGACTTGTGGTGAGGCCAGACACGTGAAGGTGTCTTGGCCTCCAGTCTGAGCAgccactctctcttccttcacagaaGACCTGCTTTTGACACCAGCGTACAAACACCACTCCACTCCAACACTCGGACAGCCTCACCTATGGTCTGACCCTTTTATCCTCAACATTTGGGTAttgtcctttctggggattTCCCGTCCTGTGGTGCTGCTAAACTTTACCAACACATACCTTATGTCAGATACTTACTACTACAACATTAAATGGAGTTGTAGCATATATACACTGTAATGATATAAAAAGGTAAGTTAATGTAATATATGTCTATTTTTTAGTGAGAACTGCATTGTgttttgcaaacaccacaatacttggcaacgTTTCCTCCAGGTGTTGTCACGTTTCTCTGAGTgactcagtcagttagtcagtgacTCAGACTCAGTCTGTCAGAGTGACCTGTCAATCCActggtcacttcctctcacacagcacgtgaaaaaagagagagagagagagagagagagagagagagagagagagagagagagagagagagagagagagagagagagagagagagagagagttggaagcAAGGTTATCTCTGACACTTAGGGTCTAATCTGGTAATTTGCCCATTAAAAAGTCTGGCAGTGCCACAGGCTGGGAAATTCCCAGAAAGGACAACACATAAACACTCAGGATGAAATGGTCCGACCCTAATTAAGCCACAATGTACTCACTGAGGCCTGTAGGGCAGTTAAACCACTCAGTGGTATCTTAGTCTTAGTGTGTATCATCCAGAGTAAATGTATTGTTTCTATAACCAAGGACTCTACCCCATAGCAGGAGTTTTCCCACATGGTACACAAAGCTACACCAATATCACCCTCTTGCTCACCTCATATCTTTAAGAGGATGAGGTGCAGACAAGAGCCGTGTCTGCTAACACTGCCACACGCTGCACCGTGGGAGCAGACCAGCTCAGGCTTGATGCACAGACAGCAGACTGGACTAAGCTTTTCTCCTCACTCCCTTGCTCTTGAATGcctgtaataataatgtatgctttaattaactctttcaataataattcaAAGCTTTAAGTACAATACATAATGGGAGCAAACAAGCTGAGGCTTAATGTGCAGACAGCAGACTGGACTCAGCTTTCTTGCTTATTCCCTGGCTCTTGAATACCTGTAATAATAACATGTGCATTAATCAACTCCTTAAACATCAATTccaaacactaaacacactGCATTATCACATTACAAAACATCTGGATTAGTACATACTACTGGACTAAgctttcttcctcactcctttgCTCCTGAGTGTCTGTAATActgtaataatgtaataatatgtacagtaaaatccctctcatccggcagctttaagtatccggcacatttttccccgagccttaaaatcaataaaaaatcaatgtgtactcataaaatcaattaaaattcccgcgcaaggcatactttgtcccctcgccaccagagagCACTGCTTCatgccacccgcggcccactacactgtgtttactcagtgactcacaCCCGCGTGTGCagtttatcgcctgacaccttcatcatgcctaaagttgtagaaaagaggaaatgtgttgtgcttacacttaagcagttgatcagatcagctgctgattaagatcagctgatctttgttatggtaggatgcgtgagtgtagggtggtgattgtgtacataatttcacttctattcaagtatccagtaatattcaagtatccggcatgttggcggtcccgttgatgctggataagagggattttactgtaccttaATTAGCTCTCAGCAACAACTCCAACCACTTAGGGCACTGTGCACAATCTCTGCAAGCatcaacaaggaaagaaaagaatagactTCAAAGTTATATCCAGTATGATGTTTAGAAGTGGCTGtcacaaacaagacaaaaagaacTTGAAAATACATTTATAATATTTAGATGTGACTGTCACAAGGTagagaaaaaacagaatggATTTTCACATTTCTAACCAGTATAATGTTTAGATGAGGCTCTCACAGgataaacaaaagaatgaaaacaatagaTTTGTAGTTTTTTGGCCAATATAATATTTAGTAGTGGCtgtcagaagaaagagaaaggaattaaaataatgtattttcacatttctatTAGGTATAATGTTTAGATGTGGCTGTcacaaggaagacaaaaagactaaaaaatagATATTTAAATTTGTATCCAGCACATATTAACATTCAGCTGTGGCTCtcacaaggaagggaaaaaaataatgaatagattttcacatttctggccagtataatgtttggaagTGGGTGTCAAACAAAATAGAATGCCtcagggaggaaaaatgtgttgAATACCAGTGAAGGGTGAATGGAGTGAAGGAATACAGGAATGGGCATGGGGAGGATCAAACACACCATGCAATTTGTCATGGAGAAAGACTGGCAGGAAACAAGATGACTACACCCCACATTAATCAACTCTTTCAACAGTAATTCATATGCACTGTATGTAGTCATTGCATACATCCACAATGTAGAGAAAACAATTTTTCAAGTGAATACATCCTCAAATTCCTAGCCAGTATAATGCTTAGATAAAGCTGTcacaagacagagaaaagaattaaatagaTTATGA comes from the Scylla paramamosain isolate STU-SP2022 unplaced genomic scaffold, ASM3559412v1 Contig30, whole genome shotgun sequence genome and includes:
- the LOC135097726 gene encoding GTP-binding protein 10-like isoform X2 translates to MRWCEHWDKMKRVRSKFVDVLRLHVRGGAGGMGLPRLGGVGGAGGDVYVEGKEGHSLLKLCKAQPDQQWVGAAGMDSYKYRICGEAGAELIIPVPTGTTVWLEQHQKLLGEINCAGDKVLVA